TCTGAGTGCCAATTATACTTGCTTTGTTCCTAATAATGATGCAATGAATGCATACTTGAAAACTAAAAATGTAACTTCGGTAAAAGATCTGAATAAGAATGATGCAATAACATTAGTAAAGTATCATACTATTAAGGGAACAGCATTTACAACCTCGGACTTTGATAATGGGGCCTTGGCTGATACTACTGCTACCGGCGACTTTCTGTCAATAGAAAACGGTGGGTTGAATGCAATCCGTGTTAATAGTGAAGCTCTTATTGTTGGATTAGATAAATCTGTTACAAACGGTGTTATTCAAACAATTGATCACGTATTAACTCCTATAACAGAAACCATTTGGGATAAAATGCAGGTTTCGTCATACTCTATATTTAAAAGTGCGATTGAAGCTACAGGATATAGTGAAAAGTTAAATAAAATAATGACAACTGAATTGTTATCTGATGGAACGGTTAGTGTGCGGAAATACAAGTATACTTTGTTTGCTGTTTCTAATGATGCATTTGCAAAGATGAATATAACAGATTTAAGTTCATTGGCTACATATCTGGGAGCAACGGATGCAAACTATACTGATTCTTCCAATGCTTTGAATAAGTATATATCTTATCATATTATAAACCAAATGTTATCTTTTAATTCTTTGGCGAAATTTGAAACAGATGTAACATCAAAGAACATTGCTACATTAGCAGAAAATGAATTAATAAATTTATCAGATGTTAAGAATAACTTATTTCTTAATTATAATCAGAATACAGCGTCTGGTGTGCAGCTTAAAACAATAAATAGTAATTGCAAGAATGGAATTGTACATGAGGTTGATAATATTATGCCTGTTGCTACTCCGGCAGCAGCAACTATAAATTGGGAATTTACGGATTATCCATATTTAGCAGCACTCTATTCAAGTTCTTATAGAATTACAACTTTAAGCTCAGCCTTTTCAAGCTGGGTTGATAGCGAAACAAATGGTGTTGAATGTTACAAATGGTCATCTGTTCCTGAAGATCGTAATGGTGTTGGTTATTATGTTTCAGATAAATCATCCACTGTGAAAAAGTCAGCAGCTAATTCAGATTATTTAATGTTGCAACTAGGAATGTTTGGATGGATAGAAATGGAAACTCCAGCTATAATTAAAGGAAAATATACGTTGATATTAAATCATTTTAATGCTTTGGCTAGTTCCGCAGGTTCAAAACTTTCTTTTATTATTGATGGAGAATATGTTGGAAGTGAAGTTGCTACTTCAGGCGCTTCTTCTAAAAAAGATCAATTTTTGAATAAAACGATCGGGCAAGTAGAATTTAGTGTAACAAAGAAACACACTCTTAAGATCTTAGCCAGTGATAATGATGTTTCTTTCTTAGATGGTTTAACCTTTGTGCCTATTAATTAAAATAAATGTATATGAAAAAGATATTTATTATTTTATTATTTATTTGCCCACTCTTAATTTCCTGTAA
This genomic interval from uncultured Bacteroides sp. contains the following:
- a CDS encoding fasciclin domain-containing protein codes for the protein MKKFSGLLILLLVCLCSCSDPYANTAYIEEMKDVPAATYMSENSETYSLWVDLLKYTDLYNTLNLSANYTCFVPNNDAMNAYLKTKNVTSVKDLNKNDAITLVKYHTIKGTAFTTSDFDNGALADTTATGDFLSIENGGLNAIRVNSEALIVGLDKSVTNGVIQTIDHVLTPITETIWDKMQVSSYSIFKSAIEATGYSEKLNKIMTTELLSDGTVSVRKYKYTLFAVSNDAFAKMNITDLSSLATYLGATDANYTDSSNALNKYISYHIINQMLSFNSLAKFETDVTSKNIATLAENELINLSDVKNNLFLNYNQNTASGVQLKTINSNCKNGIVHEVDNIMPVATPAAATINWEFTDYPYLAALYSSSYRITTLSSAFSSWVDSETNGVECYKWSSVPEDRNGVGYYVSDKSSTVKKSAANSDYLMLQLGMFGWIEMETPAIIKGKYTLILNHFNALASSAGSKLSFIIDGEYVGSEVATSGASSKKDQFLNKTIGQVEFSVTKKHTLKILASDNDVSFLDGLTFVPIN